A section of the Aminiphilus circumscriptus DSM 16581 genome encodes:
- a CDS encoding autoinducer 2 ABC transporter substrate-binding protein yields MKRIAVLLTGLLVFGAILGGALCASAAETYTLATVVKLSGVNWFQRMEEGVLAFGKATGHTTFQQGPAKADAALQVQVIEDLIAQQVDALCVVPFSPEALEPVLKKAMDQGIIVVTHEASNQKNVNYDVEAFDNAAYGAHFMDALAKLMNEEGEYAVMVGSLTSKTHNEWVDAAIARQKEKYPKMKLVGDKIETNDDQQTAYAKTRELLKAYPNLKGLQGSSAVDVAGAGLAIEEMGIQDKIAVVGTSLVSVSGQYLKTGAVDMISFWDPADAGYAMNQVALTLLEGKEITDGMDLGVPGYEKIMLKGKVIYGQAWVDVTKENMDKYSF; encoded by the coding sequence ATGAAACGCATCGCAGTGCTCCTGACAGGTCTGCTCGTGTTCGGCGCGATTCTCGGCGGGGCGCTCTGCGCGTCCGCGGCGGAGACCTACACCCTTGCCACGGTGGTGAAGTTGAGCGGCGTCAACTGGTTCCAACGCATGGAGGAAGGCGTTCTCGCCTTCGGAAAGGCCACGGGGCACACCACGTTCCAGCAGGGACCGGCAAAGGCCGACGCGGCGCTGCAGGTCCAGGTCATCGAGGACCTCATCGCCCAGCAGGTGGATGCGCTCTGTGTCGTCCCCTTCTCGCCGGAAGCTCTCGAACCGGTGCTCAAGAAGGCCATGGATCAGGGAATCATCGTCGTCACCCACGAGGCTTCGAACCAGAAGAACGTGAACTATGACGTGGAGGCCTTCGACAACGCCGCCTACGGCGCGCACTTCATGGACGCCCTGGCGAAGCTCATGAACGAAGAGGGCGAGTACGCCGTCATGGTGGGAAGCCTCACCTCCAAGACCCACAACGAATGGGTCGATGCCGCCATCGCCCGTCAGAAAGAGAAGTACCCCAAAATGAAGCTCGTGGGGGACAAGATCGAGACCAACGACGACCAGCAGACCGCCTACGCGAAGACCCGGGAACTGCTCAAGGCCTATCCGAACCTCAAGGGTCTCCAGGGCAGCTCCGCCGTCGATGTCGCGGGCGCAGGACTCGCCATCGAGGAGATGGGCATTCAGGATAAGATCGCCGTGGTGGGCACGAGCCTCGTCTCCGTCTCCGGACAGTACCTCAAGACCGGCGCAGTGGACATGATCAGCTTCTGGGATCCCGCCGATGCGGGCTACGCCATGAACCAGGTGGCCCTCACCCTTCTCGAGGGGAAAGAGATCACCGACGGCATGGATCTGGGCGTCCCCGGCTACGAGAAGATCATGCTCAAGGGCAAGGTCATCTACGGCCAAGCCTGGGTGGACGTGACCAAGGAGAACATGGACAAATACAGCTTCTAG
- a CDS encoding sugar ABC transporter ATP-binding protein, whose protein sequence is MAPTPYLELKDICKDFSGVRALDGANLSVAPGEIRCLVGENGSGKSTLIKIVAGVVHHDSGEIRINGHSFSRLHPIDAIREGIQVIFQDFSLFPNLTVAENMAMNTLLAERRRLVTRRRIRDIAGEALSRLGVELDPEALVEDLPVASKQLVAIGRALLQNARLIIMDEPTAALTRPEVRRLLEIIRALKERNIATLFVSHKLDEVMDVSEQITVLRNGRVVADEPRAAFDAARLVFCMTGRRIAQSRRRAAPERTDIPLLSLRHLSRRGSFRDVSFDLWPGEILGVTGLLGSGRTELALALFGMEPATEGEIRIEGRKVSIRNIHDALQNGLGYVPEDRLTEGLFLSKSLADNAAAGMARRLAGRFGLLPPRTILRFGEDWIRRLHISAPSASVPVRNLSGGNQQRVVLARWIALSPKVLVLNGPTVGVDIGSKSEIHAILEDLAAKGMGILIMSDDIPEVLHNCNRILLMKRGRIVEEFDGAATDENELARKLAG, encoded by the coding sequence ATGGCGCCAACCCCCTACCTGGAACTGAAGGACATCTGCAAGGACTTCTCGGGAGTCCGCGCCCTGGATGGAGCGAATCTCTCCGTGGCTCCCGGAGAGATCCGCTGTCTCGTGGGTGAGAACGGCTCGGGAAAATCCACGCTCATCAAGATCGTCGCGGGCGTGGTTCACCACGACAGCGGGGAAATCCGCATCAACGGGCACTCCTTTTCGCGGCTGCACCCCATCGACGCCATCCGCGAGGGGATCCAGGTGATCTTTCAGGATTTCTCCCTCTTTCCGAACCTAACCGTGGCGGAGAACATGGCCATGAACACCCTTCTCGCGGAGAGACGCCGCCTCGTGACTCGCCGGCGTATCCGGGACATCGCCGGAGAAGCGCTCTCGCGCCTCGGCGTGGAACTCGACCCGGAAGCTCTTGTGGAGGATCTTCCCGTGGCCTCCAAACAGCTCGTCGCCATCGGCAGGGCGCTGCTCCAGAACGCACGGCTCATCATCATGGACGAACCCACGGCGGCGCTCACCCGGCCGGAGGTGCGGCGTCTCCTGGAGATCATCCGCGCTCTGAAGGAACGGAACATCGCCACCCTCTTCGTGAGCCACAAGCTCGACGAAGTGATGGACGTGTCGGAACAGATCACGGTCCTCCGAAACGGTCGGGTCGTGGCGGACGAACCCAGGGCCGCCTTCGACGCGGCTCGGCTCGTCTTTTGCATGACCGGACGGCGCATCGCCCAATCCCGCAGAAGAGCCGCTCCGGAGAGGACGGACATTCCCCTGCTCTCCCTGAGACACCTGTCCCGCAGGGGAAGTTTCCGGGACGTCTCCTTCGATCTCTGGCCGGGAGAGATTCTGGGCGTCACGGGACTCCTCGGATCGGGTCGGACCGAACTCGCCCTGGCACTCTTCGGCATGGAACCCGCCACGGAGGGAGAGATCCGCATCGAAGGCCGGAAAGTGTCCATCCGGAACATCCACGACGCCCTCCAAAACGGTCTCGGCTATGTACCGGAGGACCGCCTCACCGAGGGACTCTTTCTGAGCAAATCACTCGCCGACAACGCCGCCGCGGGCATGGCACGCCGCCTCGCGGGGCGCTTCGGACTGCTGCCTCCCCGGACGATACTCCGCTTCGGCGAGGACTGGATTCGAAGGCTCCACATCTCCGCGCCCTCGGCGAGCGTCCCCGTGCGAAACCTGTCGGGGGGAAACCAACAGCGGGTCGTCCTGGCCCGATGGATCGCCCTCTCGCCGAAGGTGCTCGTCCTCAACGGCCCCACGGTGGGAGTGGACATCGGTTCGAAATCGGAGATCCACGCCATCCTCGAGGATCTCGCCGCGAAGGGAATGGGAATTCTCATCATGTCCGACGATATTCCGGAAGTGCTGCATAACTGCAACCGCATCCTTCTCATGAAACGGGGCAGGATCGTGGAGGAGTTCGACGGGGCCGCCACGGACGAGAACGAGCTGGCCCGGAAACTGGCGGGATGA
- a CDS encoding BtpA/SgcQ family protein translates to MSWLQDLFGTDKAIIGMCHMLPLPGDPHYDAKKGMGYVVDMCRRDLSALQEGGVDAVMFSNEFSLPYLTRVETETVAAMARVIGELMGDIRIPFGVNVLWDARKSLDLAAATGACFVREIFTGVYASDFGLWNTDVGATVRHRRHVNAEDVRLLFNIVPEAARYLADRDIESIARSTVFNNRPDALCVSGLVAGAETDSSILKRVKDAVPQTVVLANTGMRLDNVEKQLSIADGAVVGTTFKKDGVFENPVDPSRVRQFMERVRAFRSKSTASSAS, encoded by the coding sequence ATGAGCTGGCTGCAGGACCTGTTCGGCACGGACAAGGCGATCATCGGCATGTGCCACATGCTTCCCCTTCCCGGGGATCCCCATTACGACGCGAAAAAAGGCATGGGATACGTGGTGGACATGTGCCGCCGGGACCTTTCCGCCCTCCAGGAAGGAGGTGTGGACGCGGTCATGTTCTCCAACGAATTCAGCCTTCCCTACCTGACCAGGGTGGAAACGGAGACCGTGGCGGCTATGGCGCGCGTCATCGGCGAACTGATGGGGGACATCCGGATTCCCTTCGGGGTGAACGTCCTCTGGGACGCCCGGAAATCCCTCGACCTGGCTGCGGCCACGGGAGCATGCTTCGTGCGGGAGATCTTCACCGGCGTCTACGCCAGTGATTTCGGCCTCTGGAACACCGACGTGGGCGCGACGGTGCGGCACCGGCGCCATGTGAACGCAGAAGACGTACGGCTTCTCTTCAACATCGTTCCCGAAGCGGCACGCTATCTGGCGGACCGCGACATCGAGAGCATCGCCCGGTCCACCGTGTTCAACAACCGTCCCGACGCCCTCTGCGTGTCCGGCCTCGTGGCGGGTGCCGAGACGGACTCCTCGATTCTCAAACGTGTCAAGGACGCGGTCCCCCAGACGGTGGTGCTGGCGAACACGGGCATGCGCCTGGACAACGTGGAGAAGCAGCTCTCCATCGCGGACGGTGCCGTGGTAGGAACTACCTTTAAGAAGGACGGCGTGTTCGAGAACCCGGTGGACCCCTCGCGGGTACGTCAGTTCATGGAGCGGGTGCGCGCTTTCCGCTCAAAGAGCACAGCCTCCAGCGCCTCCTGA
- the panB gene encoding 3-methyl-2-oxobutanoate hydroxymethyltransferase, producing the protein MAKKGRLEFVKMKQAGEQVAWVTAYDFPTAQFVEAAGMDMILVGDSLGMIVLGYQGTIPVTMEDCIRHCQAVRRGAPNTFCVGDMPFLSYQISDEDAVRNAGRFLKEADMDCVKLEGGRRVITRIKAIVDAGILVIGHIGLTPQSSGPLGGFKAQGRDAASARDLIEDALEIEKAGAFALLLEAVPPELTQFLAKKLTIPVYSIGAGGPCDGQLLICGDMLGYFQAFTPKFVKKYANVAEIEINAFKEYVSDVKTGKFPTDDHVYHILKGKEDEFYAMLKEYE; encoded by the coding sequence GTGGCAAAGAAGGGACGTCTGGAATTCGTCAAGATGAAGCAGGCGGGAGAACAGGTCGCGTGGGTCACCGCCTATGATTTCCCCACGGCGCAGTTCGTCGAGGCGGCTGGCATGGACATGATCCTCGTGGGCGACTCTCTCGGCATGATCGTGCTGGGCTACCAGGGAACCATTCCCGTCACCATGGAGGACTGCATCCGTCATTGCCAGGCCGTGCGCCGGGGTGCACCGAACACGTTCTGCGTGGGGGACATGCCCTTCCTTTCCTATCAGATCTCCGACGAGGACGCCGTTCGGAACGCGGGACGCTTCCTCAAGGAAGCGGACATGGACTGCGTGAAGCTCGAAGGAGGCCGCCGGGTCATCACCCGCATCAAGGCCATCGTGGATGCGGGCATCCTCGTCATCGGCCACATCGGCCTCACCCCCCAGAGTTCGGGTCCTCTCGGCGGCTTCAAGGCCCAGGGGCGCGACGCCGCGAGCGCCCGGGATCTCATCGAGGATGCGCTGGAGATCGAAAAGGCCGGGGCTTTCGCGCTTCTGCTCGAGGCGGTTCCACCGGAACTCACCCAGTTCCTCGCGAAGAAGCTCACGATTCCCGTCTATTCCATCGGCGCGGGTGGTCCCTGCGACGGGCAGCTTCTCATCTGCGGCGACATGCTGGGCTACTTCCAGGCCTTCACGCCCAAGTTCGTCAAGAAGTACGCCAACGTGGCGGAGATCGAGATCAACGCCTTCAAGGAATACGTGTCCGACGTGAAGACCGGCAAGTTCCCCACGGACGATCACGTGTACCACATCCTGAAGGGCAAGGAAGACGAATTCTACGCCATGCTCAAGGAGTACGAGTAG
- a CDS encoding GNAT family N-acetyltransferase, translating into MDRLRKGAHVFLRRPVAADEDEFLALMRRSLEFLAPWIYPPSDGEAFRDYLRGRDGERDDGFFLCLNDTGEIAGVINLNAIVRRWFQSAYLGYYMGAPFAGRGFMTEGIGLVMSFAFGDLGLHRLEANIQPGNAASIALVRRCGFRKEGYSPRYLNVNGEGWKDHERWARLADDEA; encoded by the coding sequence ATGGATAGGTTGCGGAAGGGTGCTCACGTTTTTCTTCGGAGGCCCGTCGCGGCGGACGAGGATGAATTCCTCGCGCTGATGCGGCGGAGCCTGGAGTTTCTCGCTCCCTGGATTTATCCTCCATCGGACGGGGAGGCTTTCCGGGACTACCTCCGCGGCCGGGACGGCGAGCGGGACGACGGGTTTTTCCTGTGCCTGAACGACACGGGGGAGATCGCCGGAGTGATCAACCTCAATGCCATCGTGCGGAGGTGGTTCCAGAGCGCCTATCTCGGCTACTACATGGGTGCGCCCTTCGCGGGGCGGGGGTTCATGACCGAAGGGATCGGGCTCGTCATGTCCTTTGCCTTCGGCGACCTGGGGCTCCACAGGCTGGAGGCGAACATCCAGCCGGGAAACGCGGCCTCCATCGCCCTGGTGCGCCGCTGCGGTTTCCGCAAGGAAGGGTATTCTCCCCGCTATCTCAACGTGAACGGCGAGGGGTGGAAGGATCACGAGCGCTGGGCCCGGCTCGCCGACGACGAAGCCTGA
- a CDS encoding tetratricopeptide repeat protein yields the protein MKEPKKETVSRKSACRRPGPGGILLLLVGMCSLVFFADGVARRASAAEEGVPEGMVLRWANALYLAVPREWKPVVERDGVGFFKGSRPDAGADGPVTMVMVGLMEAPGEGGYRAFLEDIEKGAKKDNVANFTKREEDITVAGLPALFYSFSGDVRKGEVSRSVEGHLVICKEPWKDDKMADSPPALPGDPPAERFLLVMLGGDAASIEAERETIKHMLGSARRDAPPLREAARMPYGTEGERFRFTFGPAVAADGVLALGDSRAYRVTLFSPDGAVLAEWGSKGEGDGAFSYPRALAFGPDGSVYVADDRSGYTGDVQRFSRDGRLLARVSVGTKLLGEQGINYVTHLGVSERGEIYLAGQNSLGDGNSAGVLRLSPEGNVLSRFQVPQGFRAMTLLPEGKIALAYAPEGDVRAERIAVHAPSGERLAEWSIYGTGAGGEDIDEGVYFRPTFLAGDAEGRIYAFDDAEEALWMYGPDGVFLQVVPLGRSFGILEGLAATPRGDLILQERPGSMSASPAALVRFENAFPAKVPEGAPSVSVSPPVETAPPVAAGEDAPGDPLLEELERLRMALTLREEGAAKEKAGDLSGAADLFRRSLALAPDAELEAHLAALEKSRETSPGSDASPAPPSVPTDALARYEEGVSLQRQGRYYEALLKYRESLAVNEDAALADYADSLERLLRERAQTLVARAIAYQKEGRLEEALAAYRKSLESYPDPRIAAYADKLEAILKARKNP from the coding sequence ATGAAGGAACCGAAAAAAGAGACCGTTTCGAGGAAGAGCGCATGCCGGCGACCGGGGCCGGGGGGGATTCTCCTGTTGCTCGTGGGGATGTGTTCCCTCGTCTTTTTCGCCGACGGAGTCGCCCGGAGAGCGTCTGCGGCGGAAGAGGGCGTTCCGGAGGGAATGGTGCTCCGGTGGGCGAACGCACTCTATCTCGCGGTTCCTCGGGAATGGAAGCCCGTTGTGGAGCGGGATGGGGTTGGTTTTTTCAAAGGAAGTCGCCCCGATGCCGGGGCGGACGGCCCGGTGACGATGGTCATGGTGGGGCTCATGGAAGCGCCTGGAGAGGGCGGCTATCGGGCCTTTCTGGAGGATATCGAGAAGGGCGCGAAAAAGGACAACGTCGCGAACTTCACGAAGCGGGAGGAGGACATCACCGTCGCGGGACTTCCCGCCCTGTTCTACTCCTTTTCCGGCGACGTGCGGAAGGGGGAGGTCTCCCGCTCCGTGGAGGGACACCTCGTGATCTGCAAGGAGCCTTGGAAGGATGACAAAATGGCCGATTCTCCCCCGGCGCTTCCCGGGGATCCTCCGGCGGAGCGCTTTCTCCTGGTGATGCTCGGCGGTGACGCCGCTTCCATCGAAGCGGAGCGGGAGACCATCAAGCACATGCTCGGCTCTGCCCGCAGGGATGCGCCGCCGCTGCGGGAAGCGGCGCGCATGCCCTACGGCACCGAGGGAGAGCGGTTCCGGTTCACCTTCGGCCCGGCCGTGGCCGCCGACGGGGTGCTCGCCCTGGGAGATTCTCGGGCCTACAGGGTGACCCTCTTCTCGCCCGATGGGGCCGTGCTCGCCGAATGGGGTTCCAAGGGAGAGGGGGACGGCGCCTTTTCCTATCCGAGGGCGCTCGCCTTCGGGCCGGATGGGTCCGTCTACGTGGCGGACGATCGTTCCGGCTATACGGGGGACGTGCAGCGCTTCTCCAGGGACGGAAGGCTTCTCGCCCGGGTGTCCGTGGGCACCAAACTGCTCGGAGAGCAGGGAATCAACTACGTCACCCATCTTGGGGTCAGTGAACGCGGAGAGATTTACCTTGCCGGACAAAACTCCCTCGGCGATGGAAATTCCGCGGGGGTTCTCCGTCTCTCCCCCGAGGGAAACGTTCTCTCACGGTTTCAGGTTCCCCAGGGTTTCCGGGCCATGACGCTCCTGCCGGAAGGAAAGATCGCCCTGGCCTACGCCCCGGAGGGGGACGTCAGGGCGGAACGCATCGCCGTCCATGCCCCGTCGGGGGAGCGTCTCGCGGAATGGAGCATCTACGGAACCGGAGCCGGCGGGGAGGACATTGACGAGGGTGTGTACTTCCGCCCAACCTTTCTCGCGGGAGACGCGGAAGGGCGTATCTACGCCTTTGACGACGCGGAGGAGGCACTCTGGATGTACGGGCCGGACGGGGTGTTTCTTCAGGTCGTTCCGCTGGGGAGGAGCTTCGGGATTCTGGAGGGGCTCGCCGCCACGCCCCGGGGAGACCTGATCCTTCAGGAGAGGCCCGGTTCCATGTCCGCCTCGCCCGCGGCGCTGGTGCGCTTCGAGAACGCCTTCCCCGCGAAGGTGCCCGAGGGTGCCCCCTCCGTGTCAGTATCGCCGCCGGTCGAGACCGCTCCTCCCGTCGCCGCCGGCGAGGATGCTCCGGGCGATCCCCTGCTGGAGGAACTGGAGCGGCTTCGCATGGCCCTGACCTTGCGGGAGGAGGGCGCGGCGAAGGAAAAGGCCGGTGACCTCTCCGGCGCGGCGGACCTTTTCCGCAGAAGCCTGGCTCTCGCCCCCGACGCGGAGCTGGAGGCGCATCTCGCTGCGCTCGAAAAAAGCCGGGAAACGTCACCCGGGAGCGACGCCTCGCCCGCGCCTCCCTCCGTGCCGACGGACGCTCTCGCGAGATACGAAGAGGGAGTGTCCCTGCAGCGGCAGGGGCGCTACTACGAGGCCCTCCTCAAGTATCGGGAGAGCCTGGCGGTCAACGAGGATGCCGCTCTTGCGGACTACGCGGACTCTCTGGAACGCCTTCTCCGGGAGCGTGCGCAGACGCTCGTGGCGCGGGCCATCGCGTACCAGAAGGAAGGACGTCTGGAAGAGGCCCTCGCGGCATACCGAAAGAGCCTGGAAAGTTATCCCGATCCGCGCATTGCCGCATATGCGGACAAGCTGGAGGCGATCCTGAAGGCCCGCAAAAATCCCTGA
- a CDS encoding DeoR/GlpR family DNA-binding transcription regulator, protein MKLRRPSSLPAERQRKILESIHSRGSAKIQLLSRLLNVSEATVRRDLKVLTARGLIDRTHGGAVLPETSTAFEKLYAEKRTQLQEEKRRIGAAAAARVRDGETIILDSGSTTIEVARHLTHHKNLTIITYDLFIAGSVDYDDTTSVLVSGGTLRPGFNVLVGSEAENFFRKIRVNKAFLGADAIHPEQGVFNATFSEHAVKQRIVEATQEVILVADHSKFGKVALVNVCPLDAVHRIVTDTGLDETVLSELKRHGTAVELA, encoded by the coding sequence ATGAAACTCCGCCGCCCTTCGAGCCTTCCCGCGGAACGCCAGCGAAAGATCCTGGAGAGCATCCATTCCCGGGGAAGCGCGAAAATCCAGCTCCTCTCCAGGCTGCTGAACGTCTCGGAGGCCACGGTGCGCCGGGATCTGAAGGTTCTCACCGCCCGGGGGCTCATCGATCGTACCCACGGCGGGGCGGTTCTTCCCGAGACGAGCACCGCCTTTGAAAAACTCTACGCGGAGAAGCGAACCCAACTCCAGGAAGAGAAGCGCCGTATCGGCGCCGCAGCGGCGGCCCGCGTCCGCGATGGAGAGACCATCATCCTCGATTCCGGCTCCACCACCATCGAGGTGGCGCGCCACCTGACGCATCACAAAAACCTCACCATCATCACCTACGACCTCTTCATCGCCGGCTCGGTGGACTACGACGACACTACCTCCGTCCTCGTCTCGGGGGGCACGCTCCGCCCCGGCTTCAACGTCCTCGTGGGCTCCGAGGCGGAGAACTTCTTCCGCAAAATCCGCGTGAACAAGGCATTTCTAGGGGCCGATGCAATTCACCCCGAGCAGGGGGTTTTCAATGCCACCTTCTCCGAGCACGCGGTGAAACAGCGCATCGTCGAGGCGACTCAGGAGGTGATCCTCGTGGCGGACCATTCCAAGTTCGGCAAAGTCGCTCTCGTGAACGTCTGTCCCCTCGATGCGGTGCACCGCATCGTCACCGACACGGGGCTCGACGAGACCGTGCTTTCGGAGCTGAAACGGCACGGAACGGCGGTGGAACTCGCCTGA
- a CDS encoding NYN domain-containing protein, whose translation MMKTRYFRAIYIDLENISPETDLRLLLEEIALKSDDEELTNVYAIKLACGDSNSIKNFREQLLQLNFDIRETPHLSKSSKKNRADLIISIEAFESLYQKNPEIDQYIFITSDADFTVVMDKLRKYGREVWLVTKKSDAERPIFNSACDAVLVLEDYRKGRERESNDSGGKKWEFLSDLGFTREEASQIKLVLESFPKDEWHHFSSFGNKIRNTYKAFTYRGKKLNSQTKLFKELRDRKIVEIRKSDGADQFRVE comes from the coding sequence ATGATGAAGACGCGCTATTTTCGGGCAATCTACATCGACCTGGAGAACATTTCTCCCGAGACGGACCTCCGGCTCCTGTTGGAGGAGATCGCCCTCAAGTCCGACGACGAAGAGCTGACCAACGTTTACGCCATCAAGCTGGCCTGCGGGGACAGCAACTCCATCAAAAATTTCCGGGAACAACTTCTGCAGCTCAATTTCGACATCAGGGAAACGCCCCATCTCTCCAAATCGAGCAAAAAGAACCGCGCAGACCTGATCATTTCCATTGAAGCCTTCGAGAGCCTTTACCAGAAAAACCCCGAGATCGACCAGTACATCTTCATCACTTCCGATGCGGATTTCACCGTGGTGATGGACAAGCTCCGGAAATACGGCAGGGAGGTCTGGCTCGTCACGAAGAAGAGCGACGCGGAGCGTCCCATCTTCAACAGTGCCTGTGATGCGGTGCTCGTGCTGGAGGACTACCGGAAGGGACGCGAGCGGGAGAGCAACGATTCCGGGGGGAAGAAGTGGGAGTTCCTCTCCGACCTGGGTTTCACCCGGGAAGAGGCGAGCCAGATCAAGCTCGTCCTCGAATCCTTTCCCAAGGATGAATGGCATCACTTTTCCTCCTTCGGCAACAAGATCAGGAACACCTACAAGGCCTTCACGTACCGGGGAAAGAAACTCAACAGCCAGACCAAACTTTTCAAGGAACTCCGGGACCGGAAGATCGTGGAGATCCGCAAGAGCGACGGGGCGGATCAGTTCCGGGTGGAATAG
- a CDS encoding pyridoxal phosphate-dependent aminotransferase has translation MRFAERVFALQGESAFDVLSKVQRMERDGRDVVSFAIGEPDFDTPEHIKAAGIRAIEENHTHYTPSAGILPFREAIARYVERTRGIDVSPDEVVVTPGAKPILFCGILCCVNPGDEVLTPSPGFPTYESVIRYAGGVPVPLPFVEEKNFSFDTETFRRLVTPKTRMVLLNFPHNPTGGVASREDLEAVAAIAREKDLWVLSDEIYREMAYEGDVPSIASLPGMKERTIILDGFSKTYAMTGWRLGFAVLPRELAAHVTKLVTNSVSCTAAFVQMAGIAALEGPQDAVRSMVAEYRARRDLLCDALATFPGVVCQKPRGAFYAYANVTEACRRLGVSDSRAFQEKLLEEAGVAVLSRNCFGSRNVGEDQEYVRFCYATSRERIAEGLRRIREFLEK, from the coding sequence ATGCGATTTGCCGAACGCGTGTTTGCCCTTCAGGGAGAGAGCGCCTTCGACGTTCTCTCGAAAGTGCAGCGCATGGAGCGGGACGGACGGGACGTGGTGAGCTTCGCCATCGGAGAGCCCGATTTCGACACGCCCGAACACATCAAGGCCGCGGGCATCCGCGCCATCGAGGAGAATCACACCCATTACACCCCCTCCGCGGGAATCCTTCCCTTTCGGGAGGCCATTGCCCGCTACGTGGAACGTACCCGAGGCATCGATGTCTCTCCCGACGAGGTGGTGGTCACGCCGGGGGCCAAGCCGATCCTCTTCTGCGGCATTCTGTGCTGCGTCAACCCCGGCGACGAGGTGCTCACGCCGAGCCCGGGATTTCCTACCTACGAGTCGGTGATCCGCTATGCCGGAGGCGTTCCCGTTCCGCTGCCCTTCGTGGAGGAAAAGAACTTCAGCTTCGATACCGAGACCTTCCGGCGTCTGGTGACGCCGAAAACGCGCATGGTGCTCCTCAACTTCCCTCACAATCCCACGGGAGGCGTCGCAAGCCGGGAAGACCTCGAAGCCGTCGCGGCCATCGCCCGCGAAAAGGATCTCTGGGTTCTCTCCGACGAGATCTACCGTGAGATGGCCTACGAGGGAGATGTGCCGAGCATCGCCTCCCTGCCGGGAATGAAGGAGCGTACTATCATTCTCGACGGGTTCTCCAAGACCTACGCCATGACGGGGTGGCGTCTCGGCTTCGCTGTTCTTCCCCGGGAACTTGCCGCACACGTTACCAAACTCGTCACCAACTCCGTCTCCTGTACGGCCGCCTTTGTGCAGATGGCGGGAATCGCCGCCCTCGAAGGCCCCCAGGACGCGGTCCGCAGCATGGTCGCCGAATACCGTGCCCGGCGGGATCTCCTCTGCGACGCCCTCGCCACGTTCCCCGGCGTCGTCTGCCAGAAGCCACGGGGTGCCTTCTACGCCTACGCCAACGTTACCGAGGCCTGCCGCCGTCTTGGCGTGAGCGACAGCAGGGCTTTCCAGGAAAAACTGCTGGAGGAAGCGGGTGTGGCGGTGCTTTCCCGGAACTGTTTCGGTTCGCGCAATGTCGGAGAAGACCAGGAATACGTGCGTTTCTGCTACGCCACCTCCCGGGAGCGCATCGCCGAGGGGCTTCGCCGTATCCGGGAATTTCTCGAAAAGTGA